One window of Candidatus Tiamatella incendiivivens genomic DNA carries:
- a CDS encoding 30S ribosomal protein S9, whose translation MVLVTGKRKRAIATAIIKPGKGRIWVNDIPADIYPIEMARLKMLEPLLVAGRKLRRLIDINIKVHGGGYMSQAEAVRMAIAKGLIEYLKGAEGESEAEKIKEQIKLLERFFDEYDKHMLVGDPRRTEPKKPMKYGARRRWQKSYR comes from the coding sequence ATGGTCTTAGTGACTGGAAAGAGGAAGAGAGCAATCGCTACAGCCATAATAAAACCTGGTAAGGGGAGAATATGGGTAAACGATATCCCTGCCGATATATATCCCATAGAGATGGCCAGATTGAAAATGCTTGAACCCCTGCTTGTAGCTGGGAGAAAGTTAAGGAGGCTCATAGATATAAATATAAAGGTACACGGTGGAGGGTACATGAGCCAGGCAGAGGCAGTGAGGATGGCTATAGCTAAGGGGCTAATCGAGTACTTGAAAGGAGCTGAAGGAGAGAGTGAAGCTGAAAAAATAAAAGAACAGATTAAGCTTCTAGAGAGATTCTTCGATGAGTATGATAAACACATGCTAGTAGGAGACCCCCGTAGAACGGAACCAAAGAAACCAATGAAATATGGTGCTAGAAGAAGATGGCAGAAGAGCTATAGGTGA
- the rplM gene encoding 50S ribosomal protein L13 produces the protein MVKIVINGEGHILGRLSSIIAKKLLEGDEVIVVNVEKIVVSGEKRMVVNSYKKILGIRVHLSHKWRPKRTKSPIRLFKASVKGMLPKNNKKGREALSRLKAFIGVPDEYKDAEMIIYRNAYKDRLKTNKYVELSVIAKEMGWKGVGQ, from the coding sequence ATGGTTAAAATAGTTATAAATGGAGAGGGTCATATTCTGGGGAGGCTTTCAAGCATAATCGCAAAGAAGCTTCTTGAAGGAGATGAGGTTATAGTAGTAAATGTTGAGAAGATAGTAGTGAGTGGAGAGAAGAGGATGGTTGTTAATTCCTATAAGAAGATCCTCGGTATTAGGGTGCATCTCTCGCATAAATGGAGGCCTAAAAGGACAAAGAGCCCTATTAGATTATTTAAAGCATCTGTTAAGGGAATGTTGCCTAAGAATAATAAGAAAGGGAGGGAAGCGTTGAGTAGATTAAAAGCTTTTATCGGGGTTCCAGACGAGTATAAGGATGCTGAGATGATCATCTACAGGAATGCCTATAAAGATAGGCTCAAAACCAACAAGTATGTTGAACTTTCAGTTATAGCTAAGGAAATGGGCTGGAAAGGTGTTGGGCAGTGA
- a CDS encoding DNA-directed RNA polymerase subunit N, protein MLAPVRCFTCGAPLAHLWPEFKKRVEAGEDPGKVLDDLGVKRYCCRRTLLSTVAYIEELVVYTHIGFKKKVKPY, encoded by the coding sequence ATGCTTGCTCCAGTCAGATGTTTTACTTGCGGAGCTCCACTCGCCCATCTATGGCCGGAGTTCAAGAAAAGGGTTGAAGCAGGAGAAGATCCGGGCAAGGTTCTAGACGATCTTGGCGTAAAGAGGTATTGTTGCAGGAGAACATTACTATCAACAGTTGCTTATATTGAAGAGTTAGTCGTTTACACACATATAGGTTTTAAGAAAAAGGTGAAACCGTACTAG
- a CDS encoding 50S ribosomal protein L18e, with product MGKRTGPTNIVLRKTADKLMKAYEQTGSKVWRDIAEHLLKPARQKVYVNLSKINRYTREGDIVVVPGKVLGSGALEKKVTVAAFSFSEKAVEKIENSGSSVVTINELLEKGVSSSDVKIIV from the coding sequence ATGGGTAAGAGGACTGGTCCAACTAATATAGTACTAAGAAAAACAGCTGACAAACTCATGAAAGCATACGAGCAGACAGGCTCGAAAGTATGGAGAGATATAGCAGAACATTTACTAAAACCGGCTAGACAGAAAGTCTATGTTAACTTATCTAAGATTAATAGATACACCAGAGAAGGAGATATCGTCGTAGTACCTGGAAAAGTTTTGGGTAGCGGTGCCTTAGAGAAGAAAGTTACTGTAGCAGCCTTTTCATTCTCTGAAAAGGCTGTTGAAAAGATTGAGAATAGTGGAAGCTCTGTAGTCACGATCAATGAATTACTCGAAAAAGGTGTGTCTTCGTCTGATGTGAAGATAATAGTATGA
- a CDS encoding 30S ribosomal protein S11, with translation MSFQSRELKWGVAHIFSSFNNTIVHITDLTGAETVARVSGGMVVKADREKPSPYAAMIAAGKAAQQAIEKGVTAIHIKVRGVGGHGPKTPGPGAHAAIRALARSGFIIGRIEDVTPIPHDTTRRPGGRRGRRV, from the coding sequence ATGTCATTCCAATCGAGAGAGTTAAAATGGGGAGTTGCTCACATTTTCAGTAGTTTTAATAACACTATAGTCCATATAACTGATTTAACAGGTGCTGAAACGGTTGCAAGAGTTTCAGGCGGAATGGTTGTGAAAGCTGATAGAGAGAAACCGTCTCCATATGCGGCTATGATAGCTGCCGGTAAAGCTGCTCAACAAGCTATTGAGAAGGGCGTAACTGCTATACATATAAAGGTTAGAGGAGTAGGAGGCCATGGTCCTAAGACACCTGGTCCAGGTGCACATGCAGCTATAAGAGCCCTTGCTAGATCTGGCTTTATTATTGGTAGGATAGAAGATGTTACACCGATACCCCATGACACTACTAGGCGCCCAGGTGGGCGGAGAGGAAGAAGAGTTTAA
- a CDS encoding DNA-directed RNA polymerase subunit D translates to MKNIKILELSSNRIAIAVEGFPLELINSIRRIILAEVPVMAIDWVYVTRNDSALFNEMLSHKLGLLVIKSDKAIEKYLVPEECKADLECGEDPSCVDAFITKKPECFVRMVLKKENPANAQEALLTVKASDIESEDPDVYPVHGETELTMLASGQSLDVEMYARLGRGKEHAKFMPAVVVLKYVPIVRYDSKSVTDECLECIRKYSAKLAETISKGSKSRIIWYDTGNTSLLRHCAERVCKTGLKVEYDKNRLILMVESHGALDPRKIISLAIKELDKKVKVLQDEIGGAD, encoded by the coding sequence TTGAAAAATATCAAGATTTTAGAGTTGTCCTCCAATCGAATAGCTATAGCGGTTGAGGGTTTTCCACTGGAACTCATTAACTCTATTAGGAGGATTATCCTTGCAGAAGTACCTGTTATGGCTATTGATTGGGTATATGTAACTAGGAACGATTCTGCATTATTCAACGAAATGCTTTCTCATAAACTAGGGCTTCTCGTTATTAAGTCAGATAAAGCTATTGAAAAATATCTTGTTCCCGAGGAATGTAAAGCTGATCTTGAATGTGGTGAGGATCCTTCTTGTGTTGATGCCTTTATAACCAAGAAGCCTGAATGTTTTGTCAGAATGGTTTTGAAAAAAGAGAATCCAGCTAACGCCCAGGAGGCTCTTCTTACAGTAAAAGCCTCTGATATTGAAAGCGAGGATCCTGACGTTTATCCTGTACATGGTGAAACCGAACTTACAATGCTTGCATCCGGTCAGAGCTTAGATGTTGAAATGTATGCTAGGCTGGGAAGGGGGAAGGAGCACGCGAAGTTTATGCCGGCAGTTGTGGTGCTCAAATACGTTCCTATAGTTAGGTATGACTCTAAGAGCGTAACGGATGAATGTTTAGAGTGCATAAGAAAGTATAGTGCAAAACTTGCTGAGACGATTTCTAAGGGATCCAAGAGCAGGATTATCTGGTATGATACTGGCAATACTAGCCTTTTAAGACACTGTGCCGAGAGGGTTTGTAAGACAGGTTTAAAAGTAGAATACGATAAGAATAGGCTTATACTTATGGTTGAATCTCACGGGGCACTAGATCCCAGAAAAATAATTAGTCTAGCGATTAAGGAGCTAGATAAAAAGGTTAAGGTATTACAAGATGAGATAGGAGGTGCGGATTGA
- a CDS encoding 30S ribosomal protein S13: MAGEVENFRYIIRIAGTDIEGTWKVIYGLSKIKGIGIATANAICRILGIDESKRIGFLTEAELKKIEQAISDIRQLGLPSWMYNRRKDYETGEDLHLYGANLLWVARRDIEREKKIRSWKGLRHAVGLKVRGQRTHTTGRLGVTVGVSKKKK; the protein is encoded by the coding sequence TTGGCTGGAGAAGTAGAGAATTTCAGGTATATAATACGTATCGCTGGGACAGACATCGAGGGAACTTGGAAGGTGATTTACGGGTTATCTAAGATTAAAGGAATAGGTATTGCAACTGCAAATGCCATTTGTAGAATATTGGGGATTGATGAAAGCAAGAGAATAGGCTTTTTAACTGAAGCAGAGTTGAAGAAAATCGAGCAAGCGATTTCTGATATAAGACAACTCGGCCTTCCATCATGGATGTATAATAGAAGAAAGGACTATGAAACAGGTGAGGATCTCCATTTATATGGTGCTAATCTGCTATGGGTTGCAAGGAGAGATATTGAAAGAGAGAAGAAAATTAGAAGCTGGAAAGGCCTCCGCCATGCTGTTGGCTTGAAAGTCAGAGGACAGAGAACACATACTACTGGTCGTTTAGGAGTCACTGTGGGTGTTTCAAAGAAAAAGAAGTGA
- a CDS encoding 30S ribosomal protein S4, with protein MGDPRKPRKKWIGPKHPWVKERLASELEIMGRYGLRNKRELWIAQTMARKFRHEARGLLALPDAVRAEEEKSLLARLVNLGLISENTKLDDVLGLTAEHVLERRLQTIVYKKGLAKTIQQARQFIVHGHVAINGRRITSPGYLVNREEEKLIDYAPGSSIIVQLKEEVEE; from the coding sequence ATGGGCGACCCTCGAAAGCCTCGGAAAAAATGGATAGGCCCCAAGCATCCCTGGGTAAAAGAACGTTTAGCTAGCGAGCTAGAAATAATGGGTAGATACGGTCTTAGAAACAAAAGAGAACTCTGGATAGCTCAGACTATGGCTAGGAAGTTCAGACATGAAGCTAGAGGTTTACTTGCCCTACCTGATGCTGTTAGGGCTGAAGAGGAAAAATCTCTGCTAGCTAGGCTGGTGAATTTGGGTCTAATAAGTGAAAACACAAAACTAGACGATGTTCTTGGACTTACAGCCGAACATGTTCTAGAACGCAGACTTCAAACAATTGTGTATAAAAAAGGTCTTGCGAAGACGATTCAACAGGCACGTCAATTCATAGTTCATGGTCATGTAGCCATAAACGGGAGAAGGATCACCTCTCCAGGATACCTTGTGAATAGAGAAGAGGAAAAACTCATAGACTATGCTCCCGGGAGCTCCATTATAGTTCAGTTAAAAGAGGAGGTTGAAGAGTAA
- the rpsB gene encoding 30S ribosomal protein S2, which produces MSDQEQVKTQEEFLVPLETYRKAGVFLGTHICTKYMEQFVYKIRPDGLYILDIRKIDERLRVASKFLSNYEPEKIAVVAVRQYGQKPVKMMCERVGCKPITGRVIPGIFTNPKLEWYIEPDVVLVTDPRAEAQAIKEAFKVGIPIVALTDTDNRIENIDLIIPVNNKGRKSLALVYWILSREILRNRGIIGPDQDLDLTWEDYIVRPVRK; this is translated from the coding sequence ATGAGTGATCAAGAGCAGGTAAAAACACAGGAAGAATTCCTGGTTCCCTTAGAGACTTATAGAAAAGCTGGTGTTTTCCTTGGAACACACATATGCACTAAATACATGGAGCAATTCGTTTACAAGATAAGACCAGATGGGCTCTATATACTAGATATTAGAAAAATAGATGAAAGACTCCGTGTAGCCTCGAAATTCCTCTCGAATTACGAGCCGGAAAAAATTGCAGTTGTAGCTGTTAGACAGTATGGGCAAAAACCTGTTAAAATGATGTGTGAAAGAGTAGGCTGTAAACCTATCACGGGGAGAGTGATTCCAGGTATTTTCACTAATCCCAAACTAGAATGGTATATAGAACCAGATGTTGTTCTAGTAACCGATCCGAGAGCAGAAGCGCAGGCTATTAAAGAGGCCTTCAAGGTGGGTATACCAATTGTAGCTTTAACAGATACCGATAATAGAATTGAGAATATTGACCTTATAATACCGGTTAACAATAAAGGCAGGAAAAGTTTAGCCCTAGTCTACTGGATACTGTCCAGGGAGATCCTCAGGAACAGAGGTATTATAGGACCAGATCAAGATCTCGATCTAACTTGGGAAGACTACATAGTAAGACCTGTCAGGAAGTAA